A window of the Fundidesulfovibrio magnetotacticus genome harbors these coding sequences:
- a CDS encoding (Fe-S)-binding protein yields MNRPSPAGKVLLFGTCLADAVFPDAGMASIRLLENCGFQVAYPLEQGCCGQPAYNSGFPDEARAVALAQVKAFAGSDAPVVVPSGSCAGMLRHHYPALFEGRPELFEVLAFSARVREFCEFLAEAAPTLPDSGPPVRAVWHSSCHALRETGSTPAAKALLRALPGVELVELAREWECCGFGGTFSVKRPEISAAMVRDKVEDVLAARADVLLTADCGCLLNITSAAQRMGRPVRGMHVAEFLWERVSGTASTQQPATRAGEANHGR; encoded by the coding sequence ATGAACCGACCTTCACCCGCCGGAAAGGTCCTGCTATTCGGCACCTGCCTGGCCGACGCCGTGTTCCCCGACGCCGGCATGGCCTCCATCCGCCTGCTCGAAAATTGCGGCTTCCAGGTGGCCTACCCCCTGGAACAGGGCTGCTGCGGCCAGCCCGCCTACAACTCCGGCTTCCCCGACGAGGCCCGCGCCGTGGCCCTGGCCCAGGTGAAGGCCTTCGCGGGCTCGGACGCGCCCGTGGTGGTCCCTTCCGGCTCCTGCGCCGGGATGCTGCGCCACCACTACCCCGCTCTCTTCGAGGGACGCCCCGAGCTCTTCGAGGTGCTGGCCTTCAGCGCGCGCGTGCGCGAATTCTGCGAGTTCCTGGCCGAGGCAGCGCCAACGCTCCCCGACAGCGGCCCGCCCGTGCGCGCCGTGTGGCACTCCTCCTGCCACGCCCTGCGCGAGACGGGCTCCACCCCGGCCGCCAAGGCCCTGCTGCGCGCCCTGCCCGGCGTGGAACTGGTGGAACTGGCCCGCGAGTGGGAGTGCTGCGGCTTCGGCGGCACCTTCAGCGTGAAGCGCCCCGAGATCTCCGCCGCCATGGTGCGCGACAAGGTGGAGGACGTGCTGGCCGCCCGCGCCGACGTGCTTCTCACCGCCGACTGCGGCTGCCTGCTCAACATCACCTCGGCCGCCCAGCGCATGGGACGCCCCGTGCGCGGCATGCACGTGGCCGAATTCCTCTGGGAGCGCGTCTCCGGGACGGCCTCGACGCAACAGCCCGCGACCCGGGCCGGGGAGGCGAACCATGGCCGCTGA
- a CDS encoding diguanylate cyclase has product MEEILLVEDSRTFGSLLRRTVEREVGRTVTWVKSRAECEAALAENPHGFAAALLDLNLPDAHEGEVVDVVLAYNVPAVVFTGEMAPGLREAMWEKGIVDYVFKQGLHTLDYVVRLLRRILRNKGLRAVAALADDAERARLTRLLTAHGYQAIPCADARTALETARADASVRLVLTDSILPDATGAELTRSVRETRGLRDVAVIGMAAEHDGEASAALLKSGANDFITRPFMTEEFYCRISQNVDMLNLLDDFADLANRDVLTGLGNRTHLFDAGNRLFTTLRREDRGLAAALIGVDRLKEVNDTHGHDAGDTVLRHVAVLLRQHFRGSDILARLAGDEFCVLDAEMTPEQALDAFDAFRADVAAGPAQYGGLQITVSVSIGLQCAEMASFDALIRSATALLDKAEETGGDQVLLNTDPIGLHLSA; this is encoded by the coding sequence ATGGAAGAGATCCTGCTCGTCGAAGACAGCCGCACCTTCGGTTCACTCCTGCGCCGCACCGTGGAGCGCGAGGTGGGACGCACCGTCACCTGGGTCAAATCCCGCGCCGAATGCGAAGCCGCGCTGGCGGAGAATCCCCACGGTTTCGCCGCCGCGCTCCTGGACCTGAACCTCCCCGACGCCCACGAAGGCGAAGTGGTGGACGTGGTGCTCGCCTACAACGTGCCCGCCGTGGTGTTCACGGGCGAGATGGCCCCGGGACTGCGCGAGGCCATGTGGGAAAAGGGCATCGTGGACTACGTGTTCAAACAGGGCCTGCACACCCTGGACTACGTGGTGCGCCTGCTGCGCCGCATCCTGCGCAACAAGGGGCTGCGCGCCGTGGCGGCCCTGGCGGACGACGCCGAACGCGCCCGCCTGACACGTCTCCTGACGGCCCACGGCTACCAGGCCATCCCCTGCGCCGACGCGCGCACCGCCCTGGAAACCGCCCGCGCGGACGCCTCCGTGCGGCTGGTCCTCACGGATTCTATCCTCCCGGACGCAACCGGCGCGGAACTCACCCGCTCCGTGCGCGAAACGCGCGGACTGCGCGACGTGGCCGTGATCGGCATGGCCGCCGAACACGACGGCGAAGCCTCGGCCGCACTGCTCAAAAGCGGCGCAAACGACTTCATCACCCGCCCGTTCATGACCGAGGAGTTCTACTGCCGCATCTCCCAGAACGTGGACATGCTGAACCTCCTTGACGACTTCGCGGACCTCGCCAACCGCGACGTGCTCACGGGCCTGGGCAACCGCACACACCTCTTCGACGCGGGCAACAGACTCTTCACGACCCTGCGCCGGGAAGACCGCGGCCTCGCGGCGGCCCTCATCGGCGTGGACCGCCTCAAGGAAGTGAACGACACCCACGGCCACGACGCGGGCGATACCGTGCTTCGCCACGTGGCCGTGCTCCTGCGCCAGCACTTCCGGGGCAGCGACATCCTCGCCCGCCTCGCCGGAGACGAATTCTGCGTGCTCGACGCCGAAATGACCCCGGAGCAGGCCCTCGACGCCTTCGACGCATTCCGCGCCGACGTGGCGGCCGGCCCGGCCCAATACGGAGGACTCCAAATCACCGTGAGCGTGAGCATCGGCCTGCAATGCGCCGAAATGGCCAGCTTCGACGCCCTCATCCGCTCCGCTACGGCCCTCCTCGACAAGGCCGAGGAGACCGGCGGCGATCAGGTTCTGCTCAACACGGACCCCATCGGCCTCCACCTCTCCGCCTGA
- a CDS encoding LutB/LldF family L-lactate oxidation iron-sulfur protein, which translates to MAADSFDFPAALAKALADPQIAGNFKSALGGLRGKRLALFADPAELARLRATGKALKGRTLSRLPELLVQLEANCTRNGIRVHWAETTEEANRIVLSILRAHGADTVVKGKSMVSEEMGLNHFLEEHGVTPVETDLGEFIIQLAHQPPSHITAPALHMNRKQVAELFSKCIPDTPYTEDVLELNAIARRVLREKFRTAKAGLSGVNFAVAETGSLVLVENEGNGRMSTHCPDVHIALMGLEKVVEKLEHLPPLMRLLTGSATGQLLSTYVNVVSGPRGPHELDGPREVHLVILDNGRSNMFQDAELSGSLRCIRCGACLNNCPVYSRLGGHAYGSVYPGPIGSVITPQMEGLDAKGDLSFASSLCGACEEVCPVMIPLARHLRRIRSECEAAPGQGLVRGRGAKRCAVKTLGWRLWAFVERRPWLRERLLALAARLTGRWTPAVGPLAAWSQARTLPKLARKSLRQRVREEGVRHG; encoded by the coding sequence ATGGCCGCTGATTCCTTCGATTTCCCCGCCGCCCTGGCCAAGGCCCTGGCCGATCCTCAGATCGCCGGCAACTTCAAGTCCGCCCTGGGCGGCTTGCGCGGCAAGCGTCTGGCCCTCTTCGCCGACCCGGCCGAGCTGGCCAGGCTGCGCGCCACCGGCAAGGCCCTCAAGGGCCGGACACTCTCACGCCTGCCTGAGCTTCTTGTCCAGTTGGAGGCCAACTGCACCCGCAACGGCATCCGCGTGCACTGGGCCGAGACCACCGAAGAGGCCAACCGCATCGTGCTCTCCATCCTGCGCGCCCACGGGGCGGACACGGTGGTCAAGGGCAAGTCCATGGTCTCGGAGGAGATGGGGCTCAACCACTTCCTCGAAGAGCACGGCGTCACCCCCGTGGAAACGGACCTTGGCGAGTTCATCATCCAGCTGGCCCACCAGCCGCCCTCGCACATCACGGCTCCGGCCCTGCACATGAACCGCAAGCAGGTGGCGGAACTTTTTTCCAAGTGCATCCCTGACACGCCCTACACCGAGGACGTGCTGGAGCTCAACGCCATCGCCCGGCGTGTCCTGCGCGAGAAGTTCCGCACGGCAAAGGCCGGGCTCTCGGGCGTGAACTTCGCCGTGGCCGAGACCGGCTCCCTGGTGCTCGTCGAGAACGAGGGCAACGGGCGCATGAGCACCCACTGCCCCGACGTGCACATCGCCCTCATGGGTCTCGAGAAGGTGGTGGAAAAGCTCGAGCACCTGCCGCCGCTCATGCGCCTGCTTACCGGCTCGGCCACCGGACAGCTGCTCTCCACCTACGTGAACGTGGTCAGCGGCCCACGCGGCCCGCACGAACTGGACGGCCCCCGCGAGGTGCACCTGGTCATCCTGGACAACGGCCGTTCCAACATGTTCCAGGACGCCGAACTCTCCGGCTCGCTGCGCTGCATCCGCTGCGGCGCGTGCCTGAACAACTGCCCTGTCTATTCGCGCCTGGGCGGCCACGCGTACGGCTCGGTCTATCCCGGCCCCATCGGGTCGGTGATCACGCCCCAGATGGAAGGGCTCGACGCCAAGGGCGACCTTTCCTTCGCTTCCAGCCTCTGCGGAGCCTGCGAGGAAGTCTGCCCGGTGATGATCCCTCTTGCCCGGCACCTGCGCCGCATCCGCTCCGAGTGCGAGGCCGCGCCCGGACAGGGCCTCGTGCGCGGTCGCGGGGCCAAGCGTTGCGCCGTCAAGACTCTGGGCTGGCGTCTCTGGGCCTTCGTGGAGCGCAGGCCCTGGCTGCGCGAACGCCTGCTCGCCCTGGCCGCGCGCCTCACCGGCCGCTGGACCCCGGCCGTGGGCCCTCTCGCCGCATGGAGCCAGGCCCGCACGCTGCCCAAACTTGCCCGCAAGAGCCTGCGCCAGCGCGTGCGCGAGGAAGGAGTCCGCCATGGATAG
- the atpE gene encoding ATP synthase F0 subunit C: MRKNLLVVLNTIAMLGLASMAFAADGASSVGPMAAIGSAIGMGLAALGCGIGQGIGVKGACEGMARNPEIGGKLTTTLILGLAFIESLAIYALVVCLILMFVKPLG, translated from the coding sequence ATGCGCAAGAACCTGCTCGTCGTCCTGAACACCATCGCCATGCTCGGTCTCGCCTCCATGGCCTTCGCCGCCGACGGCGCCTCCTCCGTCGGCCCCATGGCCGCCATCGGCTCCGCCATCGGCATGGGCCTGGCCGCCCTCGGCTGCGGCATCGGTCAGGGCATCGGCGTGAAGGGCGCCTGCGAAGGCATGGCCCGCAACCCCGAGATCGGCGGCAAGCTGACCACCACCCTGATCCTGGGCCTGGCCTTCATCGAATCCCTGGCCATTTACGCCCTGGTCGTCTGCCTGATCCTCATGTTCGTGAAGCCCCTCGGCTAA
- a CDS encoding SAM hydrolase/SAM-dependent halogenase family protein: MAAFAVLLTDFGFADPYVGQMKGAFALHAPEARVLDLCHQVEPFNILQAAFFLESSRKHFPEGTVFVAVVDPGVGGDRRIVLLEKHRQFFLAPDNGLLTLVMQHGGGSRVRDVTPAWRREASATFHGRDIFAPLAAKLLTGAPPERLGEEVNPHTLVRLPGLEPVHTDAVVDAMVLHVDRFGNCLLNLECEAYANMILKARDPVLATPVEMPLQPAFTYEKLEPGQVGVLKGSQGYLELAMNKESAASVLGLAPGATVRLRLERHG, translated from the coding sequence ATGGCGGCTTTCGCCGTGCTGCTCACCGATTTCGGCTTCGCGGACCCCTACGTGGGCCAGATGAAGGGCGCGTTCGCCCTGCACGCCCCGGAAGCCCGCGTCCTGGACCTCTGCCATCAGGTGGAGCCATTCAACATCCTCCAGGCCGCCTTCTTCCTGGAGTCCAGCCGCAAACATTTCCCCGAAGGGACTGTGTTCGTGGCCGTGGTGGACCCCGGCGTCGGAGGCGACCGCCGCATCGTTCTCCTGGAGAAGCACAGGCAGTTCTTCCTCGCCCCGGACAACGGCCTGCTCACACTGGTGATGCAGCATGGCGGCGGCAGCCGCGTGCGCGACGTCACTCCGGCCTGGCGGCGCGAAGCCAGCGCCACCTTCCACGGCCGCGACATCTTCGCGCCCCTTGCCGCCAAGCTCCTCACCGGCGCGCCGCCCGAACGCCTGGGCGAAGAGGTGAACCCGCACACCCTCGTGCGACTCCCCGGGCTTGAGCCCGTGCACACCGATGCCGTGGTGGACGCCATGGTGCTCCACGTGGACCGCTTCGGCAATTGCCTGCTCAACCTGGAATGCGAAGCCTACGCCAACATGATCCTCAAGGCCCGTGACCCCGTGCTCGCGACGCCGGTGGAGATGCCGCTGCAACCGGCCTTCACCTACGAGAAGCTGGAGCCGGGACAAGTGGGCGTGCTCAAAGGCAGCCAGGGCTACCTGGAGCTGGCCATGAACAAGGAATCCGCCGCCTCCGTGCTGGGGCTCGCGCCCGGCGCGACCGTCCGCCTGCGCCTGGAACGTCACGGGTAG
- a CDS encoding adenosylcobinamide-GDP ribazoletransferase: protein MPRCLEGLRLALSFLTVLAPARAEPDDAFPRALPWFPVAGLVVGLLATLPAWLGLFAHTPFLAGWTVALLGLLLTRGLHADGLADIADAVGSAATGDRFWAILKDSRAGPFAVMALALALTAQASACGELASQGRLGVVVWSFVAGRTAGLAVLHVCRSRARPGLGALFARGATPRLIALGVALCAILGFALAGLRDTALGLAACAAVTWALARISRRQGGFNGDFVGAAIVLGEVTVVLAAVAA from the coding sequence GTGCCCCGTTGTCTTGAAGGCCTGCGCCTGGCCCTGTCCTTCCTCACCGTGCTTGCCCCGGCCCGTGCGGAACCAGACGACGCCTTCCCGCGCGCCCTGCCCTGGTTCCCTGTTGCGGGGCTTGTTGTCGGGCTCCTGGCCACGCTCCCGGCCTGGCTGGGACTCTTCGCGCACACGCCATTCCTCGCGGGATGGACCGTGGCTCTTCTTGGATTGCTGCTCACCCGGGGACTGCATGCCGACGGCCTGGCCGACATAGCCGACGCCGTGGGCAGCGCCGCCACCGGTGACCGTTTCTGGGCCATCCTCAAGGACAGCCGGGCCGGTCCCTTCGCCGTCATGGCCCTGGCACTGGCTCTCACGGCCCAGGCCTCGGCCTGCGGCGAACTGGCCTCCCAGGGCCGTCTCGGCGTGGTGGTCTGGTCTTTCGTGGCAGGCAGGACAGCAGGGCTCGCCGTGCTCCACGTCTGCCGTTCACGCGCCCGGCCCGGACTGGGCGCGCTCTTCGCTCGCGGCGCGACACCGCGACTAATCGCGTTGGGAGTCGCGCTCTGCGCGATCCTGGGGTTCGCCCTGGCCGGACTCCGGGACACCGCACTGGGGCTGGCCGCCTGCGCAGCCGTAACCTGGGCCCTCGCACGGATTTCTCGGCGTCAGGGTGGTTTCAACGGCGACTTCGTCGGCGCGGCTATCGTGCTGGGGGAAGTAACCGTCGTGCTGGCGGCGGTTGCCGCGTGA
- a CDS encoding LutC/YkgG family protein, with product MDSAIAREAILARLSRNRPAAPAPVAPDRAWSPPRPGRHEAVDLLCARMAAVKTEVIRTSAAQMADALADLLAAKAPSSLAYGPASGVAPLVREVLARPGMPSPLPVDRPVEELRDALFAVDASVTGVRLAIAENGSLLLTPDATESRLLSLVPPLHIAVLFESQVRATFADALAELAEAGPLPPNALLISGPSKTADIELTLTFGVHGPKELAVLVVSGVAP from the coding sequence ATGGATAGCGCCATCGCCCGCGAGGCCATTCTGGCCCGCCTCTCCCGTAACCGTCCGGCCGCGCCCGCTCCCGTGGCCCCCGACCGCGCCTGGAGCCCCCCCCGGCCCGGACGCCACGAGGCCGTGGACCTCCTCTGCGCCCGCATGGCCGCCGTGAAGACCGAAGTCATCCGCACCAGCGCCGCACAAATGGCCGACGCCCTGGCCGACCTGCTCGCCGCCAAAGCGCCTTCGTCCTTGGCCTACGGCCCCGCCTCCGGCGTGGCCCCCCTTGTGCGAGAGGTCCTCGCCCGGCCCGGCATGCCCTCACCCCTCCCCGTGGACCGCCCCGTGGAGGAACTGCGCGACGCCCTCTTCGCCGTGGACGCCTCGGTGACAGGCGTCCGCCTTGCCATCGCGGAAAACGGCTCGCTGCTCCTTACCCCCGACGCCACGGAGTCCCGGCTGCTCTCCCTCGTTCCGCCCCTGCACATCGCGGTGCTGTTCGAATCCCAGGTGCGGGCCACTTTCGCGGATGCCCTGGCCGAACTGGCCGAAGCCGGGCCGCTGCCCCCCAACGCGCTGCTCATCTCCGGCCCGTCCAAGACCGCCGACATCGAACTGACGCTCACCTTCGGCGTGCACGGCCCCAAGGAACTGGCCGTGCTCGTGGTGTCCGGCGTCGCGCCGTAA
- a CDS encoding redox-sensing transcriptional repressor Rex produces the protein MKSEHIPRATIQRLALYVQVLETFRREGSEVLSSEVLAKACNVNPSQIRKDLAYFGEFGVRGVGYFVQDLISSIKQALGVDRVWKAALVGVGNLGKALLRHQDFPRRGFHIVGAFDCDPFKIGEEVSGLEVICSRRLKEKVEELDIEIGLITTPPERAQRAANYLVDAGVRGIINFAPARINVPETVYVEYVDFFHHLYAVAFNLNMDNQDR, from the coding sequence GTGAAGAGCGAGCACATCCCCCGCGCCACCATCCAGCGCCTGGCACTCTACGTCCAGGTGCTTGAGACGTTTCGCAGGGAGGGCTCCGAAGTGCTCTCCTCCGAAGTCCTGGCCAAGGCCTGCAACGTCAATCCCTCCCAGATCCGCAAAGATCTCGCATACTTCGGCGAATTCGGCGTGCGCGGCGTCGGCTACTTCGTCCAGGACCTCATCAGCTCCATCAAGCAGGCGCTCGGCGTCGACCGCGTCTGGAAGGCCGCGCTCGTGGGCGTGGGCAACCTGGGCAAGGCCCTCCTGCGCCACCAGGACTTCCCCCGGCGCGGCTTCCACATCGTCGGCGCCTTCGACTGCGATCCCTTCAAGATCGGCGAGGAAGTTTCCGGCCTCGAAGTCATCTGTTCGCGCCGCCTCAAGGAAAAAGTCGAAGAACTCGACATCGAGATCGGCCTCATCACCACGCCCCCCGAGCGCGCCCAGCGCGCCGCCAACTACCTCGTGGACGCAGGCGTGCGCGGCATCATCAACTTCGCCCCCGCCCGCATCAACGTCCCCGAGACCGTTTACGTGGAATACGTCGATTTCTTCCACCATCTCTACGCCGTCGCCTTCAACCTGAACATGGACAATCAGGACCGCTAG
- the atpB gene encoding F0F1 ATP synthase subunit A has product MAGGLDHPVLFLEMAAKGAGMHIPNEVLFSWLAIVVLLTLGLMTTSGLKMVPGGLQNFFEFVIGGLENFIVETMGEDGRKVTPILVAIFLYILTCNFMGLIPGFDSATNSVNHNAAMALFVFIYYNYWGIRNWGPGYIKHFMGPMPALAPMMIILEFMSHLARPLSLTLRLFGNIRGEELVLILLFMLAPIVSTFPLYFLFMLADFIQAFVFFMLTLVYLKGAFEHAH; this is encoded by the coding sequence ATGGCTGGCGGATTGGATCACCCGGTATTGTTTCTGGAAATGGCTGCCAAGGGCGCGGGGATGCACATCCCCAACGAAGTGTTGTTCTCCTGGCTGGCCATCGTCGTGCTCCTGACCCTGGGTCTGATGACCACGTCGGGTCTCAAGATGGTGCCCGGAGGCCTCCAGAACTTCTTCGAGTTCGTCATCGGCGGGCTCGAGAACTTCATCGTGGAGACCATGGGCGAGGACGGCCGCAAGGTCACCCCCATTCTGGTGGCGATCTTCCTCTACATCCTCACCTGCAACTTCATGGGCCTCATCCCCGGCTTCGACTCGGCCACCAACAGCGTGAACCACAACGCCGCCATGGCCCTGTTCGTCTTCATCTACTACAACTACTGGGGCATCAGGAACTGGGGTCCCGGCTACATCAAGCACTTCATGGGCCCCATGCCCGCCCTGGCTCCCATGATGATCATCCTTGAATTCATGAGCCATCTGGCCCGGCCCCTGTCGCTCACCCTGCGACTCTTCGGCAACATCCGCGGCGAGGAACTGGTGCTCATCCTGCTGTTCATGCTGGCGCCCATCGTCTCCACGTTCCCGCTCTACTTCCTCTTCATGCTGGCCGACTTCATCCAGGCCTTCGTGTTCTTCATGCTCACCCTCGTCTACCTGAAGGGAGCCTTCGAACACGCCCACTAA